The Saccharomyces eubayanus strain FM1318 chromosome I, whole genome shotgun sequence sequence tGATCAACTGCTTCAACGACTGCATCCAAGCCGCACAAGAGTACGCAACGGAAAAGAACACTAAGATCTTGCCGTCACTGGTCAAGGGTGCCAACATTGCCAGCTTCGTCATGGTGGCGGACGCCATGCTCGACCAGGGAGACGTGTTCTAAATCCAGCCGCAACGCAAACagacctttttttttttttacttcttttcttctgtaTATTTGAGTGTATAATCTTCGAATTACGTATTTTTTAAGCAGGGTTCAAGTATTACGAGAAAGGGCCCCCTGGTCTCGCGAAATCGCGCTGTGAGGTAAGgaggcagcagcagcagcagacAGGACCTGGATGATTAACATAGGCAAGCTGAGGGGAGCGGGTTAAGTCAGAAATGATAAGGAGTACTCAGCAGGGGGTCGGCTACGGCCACGGCTATAACACAAAAACAGCAGGTGCAGCAGTTGGCAACAGTCGGCAGCAGTTCAATTGACGGTGGTGGTAAAAACTTATAAAAGGCGCAATGGTGTGCGTTTGTGGTTTGAGGTTCTTGCCTCTTGTCAGTTGTCATTTGTTACTTGTAATGTAATCACTAGAACTGTAGGATATAGATACATATATACTccgcaacagcaacagcaacagcaaaaacgaaaaaaaaataatatataaatatgaGAGCATTGGCATACTTCGGTAAGGGTGACATCAGGTTCACCAACCATCTGGAAGAGCCCCGGATCGTGGCTCCCGACGAGCTTGTTCTCGATATCGCATGGTGCGGTATTTGCGGTACGGACCTGCATGAGTACACAGACGGTCCCATCTTCTTCCCAGAGGACGGGCACACGAACGAGATCAGCCACAACCCATTGCCTCAGGCAATGGGCCACGAGATGGCGGGCACTGTTTTGAAAGTGGGTCCCGGCGTGACGCAGTTCAAGGTGGGCGACAAGGTGGTCGTTGAGCCCACGGGTACGTGCAGGGACCGCTACCGTTGGCCCGACTCGCCAAACGTGGACAAGGAGTGGTGTGCCGCGTGCAAAAGGGGCCTCTACAACATCTGCTCGTACTTGGGCCTTTGTGGTGCCGGCGTGCAGAGTGGTGGGTTCGCAGAGCGGGTGGTGATAAACGAGTCGCACTGCTACAAGGTGCCTGAGTTCGTGCCATTGGACGTTGCTGCTTTGATCCAGCCGTTGGCCGTGTGCTGGCATGCGATCAGCGTCTGCGACTTCAAAGCCGGGTCCACTGCTCTGATCATTGGTGCCGGCCCAATCGGCCTGGGTACCATTCTGGCACTCAATGCGGCCGGTTGCAGTGACATTGCCGTCTCAGAGCCTGCTAAGGTAAGAAGAGAGTTGGCTGAGAAGATGGGAGCCAGGGTGTTCGACCCGACTGCCCACGCCGCTAAGGACAGTATCAAATATTTGCGGTCGGTCGCTCCTGGCGGCGACGGATACGACTACACTTTCGACTGCTCCGGGCTGGAAGTTACGTTGAATGCTTCCATTCAATGTCTGACGTTTAGAGGCACCGCCGTGAATCTGGCCATGTGGGGCCACCACAAGATACAGTTCTCTCCAATGGACATCACGCTGCATGAGAGAAAGTACACGGGGTCCATGTGCTACACTCACCATGACTTCGAGGCGGTGATCCAGGCTATGGAAGAGCGCAGGATTGATGTTGCCAAGGCCAGACACATGATCACTGGTAGAGTCAGTCTCGAAGACGGTCTTAACGGTGCCATCATGAAGCTGATAAACGAAAAGCAGTCCACCATCAAGATTATTCTGACTCCGAACAATCACGGCGAATTGGAAAGAGAACCGGATaacgaaaaggaagataTTTCCGAACTCAGCAACTGCAAGGACCAAGAAAGACTCAAAGAGTCCATGAACGAGGCCAAGCTGCGTCACACATGACTACGTACCCACTTCTCCGCATCGATCCGTTCCGACGAATCATATCGAAAGCAAAACTCCAATAAGCGTTCTTGTACATACGCATACACACATATACACCCTCTTATACACCATTTTTCTCAACTCTTCTATATACAGAATACCTACACTAACTCAAATATAACCTTTACCCCATGTATTTCGCCGTAATAAGACCGCTCTCTCGCGTGTTTGGACGGCATCATGCTTTAATCGGAGGAAGAGATCCGTGTTGCCTTTCTCTTGCTTGTCTTTTTCCCTTTAAGGAGTTCAACAGTTTCTTGCTTtgataatgaaagaaaaaaaggaaaagtcACTCAATGGGTATAAAAAGACGGATTGTCTGTCTGAGCAGGACGTAAGCAGGATTTCTTGCCAGCTCATGCTATActtttatccttttctagattaaatttttttggtgaaGATAGATAACAAtagaataataaataaacatgAGAGCTTTGGCATATTTTAAGAAGGGTGATATTCATTTCACCAATGATATTCCTAAGCCGGAAATCCAGGCCGACGACGAAGTCATCCTCGATGTCTCCTGGTGTGGGATTTGCGGTTCGGACTTACACGAATACACGGATGGGCCAATCTTTATGCCGAAGGATGGGGAATGCCATCCCCTGTCCAGCGCTGCTTTACCACTGGCAATGGGACACGAAATGTCCGGTATTATTTCGAAAGTGGGGCCTAAAGTGACAAAGGTCAAAGTGGGCGACCATGTGGTCGTCGAAGCCGGTAGTTGTTGTGCCGATTTGCATTGCTGGCCGCATTCGAAACATTACAATTCCAAGCCTTGCGATGCCTGCAAGAAGGGCTGTGAGAACCTTTGTACACATGCGGGTTTCATTGGGCTAGGCGTGATCAGTGGTGGGTTTGCTGAACAAGTCGTTGTCACTGAGCACCATATCATCCCGGTCCCCAAGGAAATCCCGTTGGATGTGGCTGCCTTAGTGGAACCTTTGTCTGTTACCTGGCACGCAGTCAAGCTGTCAGGCTTCCAAAAAGGTAGTTCAGCTTTGGTTCTTGGTGCGGGCCCTATTGGGTTGTGTACCATCTTGGTACTAAAGGGAATGGGCGCCGGCCAGATAGTGGTCTCTGAAGTTGCAGAAAGAAGGATGGAAATGGCCAGACGCCTAGGTGTCGAGATTTTTGACCCTAGGAAGCACGGCGAGAAATCCGTGGAAGCACTACGTGGTTTGACCAAGAGCCACGACGGGTTTGATTACAGTTATGACTGTTCTGGTATTCAAGCTACTTTCGATGCCTCCTTAAAAGCATTAACGTTTAAGGGAACTGCCACTAACATTGCAGTTTGGGGCCCAAATCCTGT is a genomic window containing:
- the BDH2 gene encoding putative dehydrogenase BDH2 — its product is MRALAYFGKGDIRFTNHLEEPRIVAPDELVLDIAWCGICGTDLHEYTDGPIFFPEDGHTNEISHNPLPQAMGHEMAGTVLKVGPGVTQFKVGDKVVVEPTGTCRDRYRWPDSPNVDKEWCAACKRGLYNICSYLGLCGAGVQSGGFAERVVINESHCYKVPEFVPLDVAALIQPLAVCWHAISVCDFKAGSTALIIGAGPIGLGTILALNAAGCSDIAVSEPAKVRRELAEKMGARVFDPTAHAAKDSIKYLRSVAPGGDGYDYTFDCSGLEVTLNASIQCLTFRGTAVNLAMWGHHKIQFSPMDITLHERKYTGSMCYTHHDFEAVIQAMEERRIDVAKARHMITGRVSLEDGLNGAIMKLINEKQSTIKIILTPNNHGELEREPDNEKEDISELSNCKDQERLKESMNEAKLRHT
- the BDH1 gene encoding (R,R)-butanediol dehydrogenase; its protein translation is MRALAYFKKGDIHFTNDIPKPEIQADDEVILDVSWCGICGSDLHEYTDGPIFMPKDGECHPLSSAALPLAMGHEMSGIISKVGPKVTKVKVGDHVVVEAGSCCADLHCWPHSKHYNSKPCDACKKGCENLCTHAGFIGLGVISGGFAEQVVVTEHHIIPVPKEIPLDVAALVEPLSVTWHAVKLSGFQKGSSALVLGAGPIGLCTILVLKGMGAGQIVVSEVAERRMEMARRLGVEIFDPRKHGEKSVEALRGLTKSHDGFDYSYDCSGIQATFDASLKALTFKGTATNIAVWGPNPVPFQPMNVTLQEKIITGSIGYVVDDFEEVVQAIHNGDITIEDCNHLITGKQKIEDGWEKGFEELMNHKESNVKILLTPNNHGEMK